A region of Nerophis ophidion isolate RoL-2023_Sa linkage group LG28, RoL_Noph_v1.0, whole genome shotgun sequence DNA encodes the following proteins:
- the LOC133545562 gene encoding uncharacterized protein LOC133545562, producing MELQMAQMELQKAHMKEEKAARLSQIDTEMETQKAAEILWMNKVLAVFSDLYDKEKATALALLEIEIEKKKAAALAQTAINMEMERASRLALFETQMRQKKASRFAQIEAQMGQEKASRLAQMRTHMEQQKAARFLDHEKEKVARLALIKNKSEEEKAAKLALMEKREAAYLAQMAIEDAKHKDIKKKLEFLWKNKFEQGLKKKAQVPTAQVPRERETDDPGEGTSQDTGDKMPPPKKPKN from the exons ATGGAGTTGCAAATGGCCCAAATGGAGTTGCAAAAGGCCCACATGAAGGAGGAAAAGGCTGCACGACTCAGCCAAATAGACACTGAGATGGAGACTCAAAAGGCTGCAGAAATCTTGTGGATGAATAAAGTACTGGCCGTATTCAGCGACCTGTATGACAAGGAAAAGGCCACAGCCCTCGCCCTGCTAGAGATAGAAATAGAGAAGAAAAAGGCCGCAGCCCTCGCCCAGACAGCGATAAATATGGAAATGGAAAGGGCCTCACGCCTAGCCCTGTTCGAGACCCAGATGCGGCAGAAAAAGGCCTCACGCTTCGCCCAGATCGAGGCCCAGATGGGACAGGAAAAGGCCTCACGCCTCGCCCAGATGAGGACCCACATGGAGCAGCAAAAGGCCGCACGTTTCCTCGACCACGAGAAGGAAAAGGTCGCACGCCTCGCCTTAATCAAGAACAAGTCGGAGGAGGAAAAGGCCGCAAAACTTGCCCTAATGGAGAAGCGAGAGGCCGCATACCTCGCCCAGATGGCGATTGAGGATGCAAAAcacaaagatataaaaaaaaaat TGGAGTTCTTGTGGAAAAATAAATTCGAGCAGGGGCTCAAGAAAAAAG CTCAAGTTCCCACAGCTCAAGTTCCCAGAGAGCGCGAGACAGATGATCCTGGCGAAGGCACCAGCCAGGACACGGGCGATAAGATGCCGCCGCCCAAAAAGCCCAAAAATTAG